From the genome of bacterium, one region includes:
- a CDS encoding sulfatase, producing MFNIRYLRATLTAAALGAAFEASWQLGRNYAVLRPPVWRTVLADALVAWAVTAALFWGYAAALRVIRRRRDPSAEPTAAAYAAIAAPFLWYVAYRALPRAGLSWVPALALGVLVAPLIGTALAVLIRRKRVATVLAGAAALVLLAFTAFSFFERTRPLESGPANVVLITLDTTRADRLGCYGYDAARTPNLDRLAELGAKFEHASCLEPLTAPSHATIMTSLYPETTGVILNGMRLRPDVPTLSEQFRSTGYATSAFVASSSVCARNTALDRGFEFYDDVLTPRDGYYASPLMPTAAAEKLSLLAKDKDDAERPANEVTDAALEWLKRHRRRPFFMWLHYSDPQGRYVPPPAFAPPGLSDHSLQRRINKNWAASTGGPKLPRRIAALYDGEIAFMDAEIGRFIEALYNTGIAQKTTVVVVGDHGEAFEEHATKFHGFRLYREEVEVPLLFCDLGGHLPPLPGTPRPASTLDVAPTVLDLAGIPVPSSMRGRALFRDAEPPPPTYCICVPGVGRDSEYAIGRLEALVTPGEKLIVHSNGAVEYYGLKTDPYETDDLAAEKQERVAELLATLEVIRATVEPVPAPAFSANPDTMDKSRTLGYIKQSPR from the coding sequence ATGTTTAACATCCGCTATTTACGCGCCACTTTGACGGCCGCGGCGTTAGGCGCGGCCTTCGAAGCATCCTGGCAATTGGGCCGCAACTACGCCGTTTTGCGTCCGCCCGTATGGCGTACCGTCCTCGCGGACGCCCTCGTCGCGTGGGCCGTTACGGCCGCCCTGTTCTGGGGCTACGCGGCGGCCTTGCGGGTGATAAGACGCCGGCGGGACCCCTCCGCCGAACCCACCGCAGCCGCTTACGCGGCGATCGCAGCGCCCTTTCTATGGTACGTCGCCTACCGCGCCTTACCGCGGGCGGGACTATCCTGGGTCCCGGCGTTGGCCCTCGGCGTCTTGGTCGCGCCCTTAATCGGTACGGCCTTGGCGGTTTTAATCCGCCGGAAGCGAGTCGCCACCGTGCTCGCGGGGGCGGCCGCTCTCGTCCTGTTGGCCTTCACCGCTTTCAGCTTCTTCGAGCGAACGCGGCCGCTGGAGTCGGGCCCCGCCAACGTGGTACTTATCACCCTCGATACCACGCGCGCGGACCGACTGGGCTGTTACGGTTACGACGCCGCACGGACCCCCAACCTCGACCGCCTGGCCGAGCTGGGCGCCAAGTTCGAACACGCGTCGTGCCTCGAGCCCTTGACGGCGCCGTCGCACGCGACGATAATGACTTCGCTCTACCCGGAAACGACGGGCGTAATTTTAAACGGGATGAGGCTGCGTCCCGACGTACCGACATTAAGCGAGCAGTTCCGTAGTACCGGCTACGCCACGTCGGCCTTCGTAGCCTCGAGCTCGGTCTGCGCCCGCAATACCGCCCTCGACCGCGGATTCGAATTTTACGACGACGTTTTAACTCCCCGCGACGGATACTACGCCTCGCCCTTGATGCCGACGGCGGCGGCGGAAAAACTGTCCCTTTTGGCTAAAGACAAAGACGACGCCGAGAGGCCGGCGAACGAAGTCACCGACGCCGCGTTAGAATGGCTAAAACGGCACCGGCGCCGGCCTTTCTTTATGTGGCTCCATTATTCCGACCCTCAAGGCCGTTACGTGCCGCCCCCGGCCTTCGCGCCGCCCGGATTGAGCGACCACTCGTTGCAACGGAGAATAAATAAAAACTGGGCCGCAAGCACCGGCGGCCCGAAACTGCCGCGCCGCATCGCCGCGCTCTACGACGGCGAAATAGCGTTTATGGACGCTGAAATCGGCCGCTTCATCGAGGCGCTCTACAATACGGGCATCGCTCAAAAGACCACGGTCGTCGTCGTGGGGGACCACGGCGAAGCGTTCGAAGAGCACGCGACCAAGTTCCACGGCTTCCGCCTTTATCGCGAAGAGGTCGAAGTCCCCCTGTTATTCTGTGACCTGGGCGGTCACCTGCCGCCCCTTCCCGGCACGCCGCGGCCCGCTTCCACCCTCGACGTCGCCCCCACCGTACTGGACCTCGCCGGGATACCGGTCCCCTCCTCTATGCGAGGCCGGGCGCTGTTCAGGGATGCCGAGCCGCCGCCGCCGACCTATTGTATATGCGTACCCGGAGTGGGTAGGGACAGTGAATACGCTATCGGCCGGTTGGAGGCGCTCGTCACACCGGGAGAAAAATTAATAGTCCATAGCAACGGTGCGGTGGAATATTACGGCCTGAAGACGGACCCGTACGAAACGGACGACTTAGCCGCCGAAAAGCAGGAACGCGTCGCGGAACTGCTCGCGACGCTTGAGGTTATCCGGGCGACCGTGGAACCGGTGCCGGCGCCCGCCTTCAGCGCCAACCCGGATACTATGGACAAATCGCGCACTTTGGGTTACATTAAACAATCCCCGCGGTGA